Proteins from one Bacteroides mediterraneensis genomic window:
- the murD gene encoding UDP-N-acetylmuramoyl-L-alanine--D-glutamate ligase, with translation MARIVILGAGESGTGAAVLAQKKGFDTFVSDMSTIKDKYKTMLNERGIQWEEGKHTEELILNADEVIKSPGIPNDAPIILKLKDQGTPVISEIEFAGRYTNAKMICITGSNGKTTTTSLIYHIFKKAGLNVGLAGNIGQSLAYQVAECNFDYYVIELSSFQLDNMYKFHANIAVLMNITPDHLDRYGYEMQNYVDAKFRIIQNQTNDDAFIFWNDDPIIQRELHKYGIHGQYFPFAEKNEEGVAAFTEKDKVYFTRPIAFNMEEEELALTGTHNLFNSMAAGISANIAGIRKECIREALHDFKGVEHRLEKVTRVKGVDYINDSKATNVNSCWYALQSMKTKTVLILGGKDKGNDYNEIADLVREKCSGLIFLGLHNEKLHAFFDSFGLPIADVQSMKDAVDAAYKMAQKGETVLLSPCCASFDLFKSYEDRGDQFKECVRNL, from the coding sequence ATGGCAAGAATTGTCATCTTAGGAGCAGGAGAAAGCGGAACAGGTGCCGCTGTCCTGGCACAGAAAAAAGGTTTTGACACATTCGTTTCAGACATGTCCACCATCAAGGACAAGTATAAAACGATGTTGAACGAAAGAGGTATTCAGTGGGAAGAAGGTAAACACACAGAAGAGTTGATTCTGAATGCGGACGAAGTGATTAAAAGTCCGGGAATTCCGAATGACGCACCCATCATCTTAAAATTGAAGGATCAGGGTACTCCCGTCATTTCGGAAATTGAATTTGCAGGACGTTATACGAATGCAAAAATGATTTGCATCACCGGAAGTAATGGAAAGACAACTACCACTTCCCTGATTTACCATATCTTTAAGAAAGCAGGACTGAACGTGGGATTGGCCGGAAACATCGGACAAAGCTTGGCATATCAGGTAGCTGAATGTAATTTTGACTACTATGTCATCGAACTCAGCAGTTTCCAGCTCGACAACATGTATAAATTTCATGCCAACATCGCTGTACTGATGAACATCACTCCCGACCATCTGGACCGTTACGGCTATGAAATGCAGAATTACGTGGACGCCAAGTTCCGGATTATCCAGAACCAGACCAACGATGACGCTTTCATCTTCTGGAACGATGACCCCATCATACAAAGGGAACTCCACAAGTATGGCATTCACGGACAATATTTCCCGTTTGCCGAGAAGAACGAGGAAGGAGTGGCGGCGTTCACAGAAAAGGATAAAGTGTATTTCACCCGACCTATCGCCTTCAATATGGAAGAGGAAGAACTGGCCTTGACAGGAACCCATAATCTGTTCAATTCCATGGCAGCCGGCATATCGGCCAACATTGCGGGCATACGCAAAGAATGTATCCGAGAAGCACTGCACGACTTCAAAGGGGTGGAACACCGTCTGGAGAAAGTAACCCGTGTAAAAGGGGTAGACTATATCAACGATTCCAAGGCGACCAACGTCAATTCCTGCTGGTATGCCCTGCAAAGCATGAAAACCAAGACCGTCCTGATTCTGGGTGGAAAGGATAAAGGAAACGACTACAACGAGATCGCCGATCTGGTGAGAGAAAAATGCAGCGGTCTGATTTTCCTGGGACTTCACAATGAAAAACTGCATGCCTTTTTCGACAGTTTCGGTCTTCCCATTGCCGACGTGCAAAGCATGAAGGATGCGGTAGATGCCGCTTATAAAATGGCCCAAAAAGGAGAAACCGTTTTGCTCAGCCCTTGCTGTGCCAGCTTCGACTTGTTCAAAAGTTATGAAGACCGTGGCGACCAGTTCAAGGAATGTGTAAGAAACTTATAA
- a CDS encoding FtsW/RodA/SpoVE family cell cycle protein: protein MDLLKNFFKGDKAIWIIYLFLCLISIVEVFSASSTLTYKSGDHWGPITNHLTLLMVGTIAVWIVHNIPCRWFKTFIVLLPISWVLLAAVFILGSLTNGAKRWIDLGFIQFQPSEVAKMGTIITVAFILSRMQEENGANKKAFKYICIITILTCGMIVSENLSTAVLLAGSVFLLMFVGRVPFKQLGILAGIGIACILIGVGTIKYVPGEAWDKIGLHRMVTWQSRLNNHFDEAEIPAAKFDIDNDAQIAHANIAIASSNIVGKGPGNSVQRDFLSQAFSDFIYAIIIEELGLVGGAFVAALYILLLMRIAKIARNCDKSYYVFLITGIGILLVMQATFNMLVAVGIMPVTGQPLPLISKGGTATLINSVYIGIILSISRYVNDLKQRQEAEARLQQASQTQEVTPASNITTQEESV, encoded by the coding sequence ATGGATTTGCTAAAAAACTTTTTTAAAGGCGACAAGGCAATCTGGATTATTTACCTTTTCCTCTGCCTGATATCCATCGTAGAAGTATTCAGTGCGTCCAGCACCCTGACTTACAAGAGTGGGGATCATTGGGGACCTATCACCAACCACCTGACTTTGTTGATGGTAGGCACCATTGCGGTTTGGATTGTACACAATATTCCCTGCCGTTGGTTCAAGACATTCATAGTCTTGTTGCCTATCTCCTGGGTATTGCTGGCAGCCGTTTTCATTCTGGGCTCACTCACCAACGGCGCCAAACGATGGATTGATTTGGGATTTATCCAGTTCCAACCTTCGGAAGTAGCCAAGATGGGAACCATCATCACGGTTGCCTTCATTTTATCGCGCATGCAAGAAGAGAATGGAGCTAACAAGAAGGCTTTCAAATACATCTGTATCATCACCATTCTTACCTGCGGAATGATTGTCAGTGAAAACTTATCCACCGCAGTGCTTCTGGCTGGAAGTGTATTCCTGCTGATGTTTGTCGGTAGAGTTCCTTTCAAACAACTTGGCATATTGGCCGGTATCGGCATAGCCTGTATTCTCATCGGAGTAGGAACCATCAAATACGTGCCTGGCGAAGCTTGGGATAAAATAGGGCTTCACCGTATGGTGACTTGGCAAAGCCGTCTGAACAACCATTTTGATGAAGCTGAGATTCCAGCTGCCAAGTTCGACATTGACAACGACGCCCAGATTGCTCATGCCAATATCGCCATCGCCAGCAGTAACATTGTGGGAAAAGGACCTGGAAACAGCGTACAGCGAGATTTCTTGTCACAGGCATTTTCGGACTTCATCTACGCCATCATCATTGAGGAATTGGGCCTCGTAGGAGGCGCCTTTGTCGCCGCCCTTTACATTCTCCTGTTGATGAGAATCGCAAAGATTGCCCGAAATTGCGACAAGTCGTACTACGTGTTTCTCATCACTGGAATCGGGATACTTCTTGTCATGCAGGCCACTTTCAACATGCTGGTAGCCGTAGGTATCATGCCTGTCACCGGGCAGCCTCTTCCCCTTATCAGCAAGGGAGGAACTGCCACATTGATAAACAGTGTGTATATCGGCATCATCCTCAGTATCAGCCGTTACGTCAATGACCTGAAGCAACGTCAAGAGGCAGAAGCACGGCTACAACAAGCCAGCCAGACACAAGAGGTTACACCAGCCAGCAATATCACTACACAAGAAGAGTCTGTTTAA
- the murG gene encoding undecaprenyldiphospho-muramoylpentapeptide beta-N-acetylglucosaminyltransferase, with translation MEENLRIIVSGGGTGGHIFPAISIANAIKELHPEAEILFIGAEGRMEMQRVPAAGYKIIGLPVAGFDRKHLLKNVSVLIKLFRSQLMARKIIKNFKPHAAVGVGGYASGPTLKVAGMMGIPTLIQEQNSYAGVTNKLLAQKAEKICVAYEGMERFFDKDKIILTGNPVRQGLLKENISREEAIRSFGLDPNKKTILIIGGSLGARTINNCMMQGFDKMKASGVQFIWQTGKIYINEARQAVKAYGSLPMLYTTDFISDMAAAYSAADLVISRAGAGSISEFCLLGKPVILVPSPNVAEDHQTKNALALVNKQAALYVKDSEATQTLVDTAIDTVSKPDVLENLSKNIKKLAIKDSANIIAQEVCKLALKYKESHEH, from the coding sequence ATGGAAGAAAATTTACGCATCATAGTAAGTGGCGGTGGTACAGGAGGACATATCTTCCCGGCCATTTCCATTGCCAACGCAATCAAAGAATTACACCCCGAAGCTGAGATTCTGTTTATCGGAGCAGAGGGACGCATGGAAATGCAGCGTGTACCGGCTGCCGGATACAAAATTATCGGACTTCCGGTGGCTGGATTTGACAGAAAACATTTGCTGAAAAACGTCAGCGTACTCATCAAGCTGTTCAGAAGCCAGCTGATGGCAAGAAAAATCATCAAGAACTTCAAGCCTCACGCAGCTGTAGGAGTTGGTGGTTACGCCAGCGGACCGACATTGAAAGTGGCCGGCATGATGGGAATCCCTACCCTGATACAGGAACAGAATTCCTATGCAGGGGTAACGAACAAGCTGCTGGCACAGAAAGCAGAAAAGATTTGTGTGGCCTACGAAGGGATGGAACGTTTTTTTGACAAGGACAAAATCATTCTTACAGGAAACCCTGTCCGCCAAGGATTGCTAAAGGAAAATATTTCACGGGAAGAGGCCATCCGTTCATTCGGATTAGACCCGAACAAAAAAACCATCCTGATTATCGGAGGCAGTCTGGGAGCGCGTACCATCAACAACTGCATGATGCAAGGATTCGACAAAATGAAAGCATCCGGCGTACAATTCATTTGGCAGACGGGTAAAATCTATATCAATGAAGCCCGACAGGCCGTTAAGGCCTACGGCAGCCTGCCTATGCTGTACACGACAGACTTCATTTCAGATATGGCTGCAGCTTACAGCGCCGCCGATTTGGTAATCAGCCGTGCCGGAGCTGGTTCTATCTCAGAATTCTGCCTGCTGGGAAAACCAGTCATATTGGTTCCTTCACCCAACGTGGCAGAAGACCATCAGACCAAAAATGCTTTGGCTCTCGTGAACAAACAAGCAGCTCTTTATGTCAAAGATAGTGAAGCCACACAAACATTGGTCGATACAGCCATCGATACGGTAAGCAAGCCGGACGTATTGGAAAACTTAAGCAAGAATATCAAAAAACTGGCTATCAAGGACTCTGCAAACATCATTGCACAAGAAGTCTGCAAGCTGGCATTAAAATACAAAGAAAGTCATGAACATTAA
- the murC gene encoding UDP-N-acetylmuramate--L-alanine ligase gives MNINTIQAVYFIGAGGIGMSALVRYFLSKGKKVGGYDRTPSELTERLIQEGAQIHYEENVALIPEAFLHPETTLVVFTPAIPATHKELVYFQEHHFEIHKRAQVLGMLTQTEKGLCVAGTHGKTTTSTMAAFLLDHSHVGCNAFLGGISKNYQTNLLLSDKSDYVVIEADEFDRSFHWLTPYATVITATDSDHLDIYGTHEAYLESFRKYTSLIRPDGYLVMKEGLELKPDIKTGVTVYTYSVDKGDFHAENIRIKDGEIYFDYISPLGNIADIQLGVPVYVNIENGIAAMALAQIGGATTEEIKAAMPQFRGVDRRFDFKIKNAHIVFLSDYAHHPEEIRQSVTSIRRLYPDRKITAVFQPHLYTRTRDFYQDFARSLSLLDEVILLDIYPAREAPIPGVTSQLIYDNLRPGIEKCMCTKEELLDILKQKKLDVLITLGAGDIDNYVPQIYDLLKDR, from the coding sequence ATGAACATTAATACTATACAAGCCGTCTATTTCATCGGAGCCGGAGGTATCGGAATGAGCGCTCTGGTGCGTTATTTCCTTTCAAAAGGGAAAAAAGTAGGCGGTTACGACCGTACTCCAAGTGAGCTGACGGAAAGATTAATCCAAGAAGGAGCACAGATTCACTATGAGGAAAATGTAGCATTGATTCCGGAAGCGTTCCTTCATCCGGAAACAACCTTAGTGGTATTTACTCCTGCCATACCAGCTACTCATAAAGAGTTGGTCTATTTTCAGGAACATCACTTTGAAATCCACAAACGTGCACAGGTATTGGGTATGCTGACTCAGACAGAAAAAGGTTTATGCGTAGCTGGAACGCATGGAAAGACTACCACCTCTACCATGGCTGCCTTCTTACTGGATCATTCCCACGTAGGCTGCAATGCCTTTCTGGGAGGAATTTCCAAAAATTATCAGACTAACCTGCTCCTGTCGGATAAGAGTGATTACGTAGTAATTGAGGCGGATGAGTTCGACCGTTCTTTCCATTGGCTGACTCCGTATGCCACTGTCATTACGGCTACCGATTCAGACCATCTGGATATTTATGGCACCCACGAAGCCTATTTGGAAAGTTTCCGCAAATATACCTCCCTCATCCGTCCGGACGGATACTTAGTCATGAAAGAAGGGCTGGAATTGAAACCGGATATCAAAACAGGAGTTACAGTCTATACCTATTCCGTAGATAAAGGCGATTTTCATGCAGAGAATATCCGTATCAAGGACGGGGAAATCTATTTCGACTACATTTCTCCGTTAGGGAATATCGCCGACATCCAGTTAGGAGTACCTGTTTATGTCAACATTGAGAATGGAATTGCCGCCATGGCACTGGCACAAATAGGAGGAGCTACGACAGAAGAAATAAAGGCTGCCATGCCACAGTTCAGAGGAGTAGACCGCCGGTTTGACTTTAAGATAAAAAACGCACACATCGTCTTCCTGAGTGACTATGCGCATCATCCGGAAGAGATACGCCAAAGTGTGACTTCTATCCGCCGCCTGTATCCAGACCGGAAAATCACCGCGGTGTTCCAGCCCCATCTCTACACACGCACCCGCGATTTCTACCAAGATTTTGCCCGCAGTTTGTCTCTGCTGGATGAGGTCATTCTGCTGGATATCTATCCGGCTCGTGAGGCCCCTATCCCCGGAGTCACCAGCCAACTCATTTACGACAACCTGCGACCGGGTATTGAAAAGTGCATGTGTACCAAGGAAGAGCTGCTGGACATACTGAAGCAGAAAAAGCTGGATGTACTCATCACTCTCGGAGCCGGCGATATAGATAATTACGTTCCACAAATTTATGATTTACTGAAAGATAGATGA
- a CDS encoding cell division protein FtsQ/DivIB: MIKRIFILCILLVVSAYLVVAVTVFNHQPENQVCKGMKLVVKDSIDYGFITDKEVKKLLKEKNLYPEKKRIGTINVRQLEETLSKHPFISKAECYLTSGGKVGIEIYQRIPIFRVMSSNGDNYYIDQSGKIMNATGKPIHVAVATGFIDRKFAQNELYELGLYLQHSPFWNAQVEQINVTPKKELEIVPRVGDHILFLGKATDFEEKFSKLQTFYSKVLNRIGWNKYERISIEFNNQIIGTKKEN, from the coding sequence ATGATTAAACGAATTTTCATACTCTGTATTCTGTTAGTAGTTTCGGCCTACTTGGTTGTAGCCGTAACTGTATTCAACCACCAGCCTGAAAATCAGGTCTGCAAGGGTATGAAATTGGTTGTCAAAGACAGTATTGACTACGGCTTCATCACTGACAAAGAGGTAAAAAAGCTTCTCAAGGAAAAAAATCTTTACCCGGAAAAGAAACGTATCGGTACAATCAATGTCCGCCAGCTGGAAGAAACTCTTTCCAAACATCCCTTCATCAGTAAGGCTGAATGTTACCTTACGTCGGGAGGGAAAGTCGGCATTGAAATCTACCAGCGGATTCCGATATTCCGAGTGATGAGCAGCAATGGCGACAATTACTATATCGACCAATCCGGTAAAATCATGAATGCAACCGGCAAGCCCATTCATGTGGCAGTCGCTACAGGTTTTATTGACCGTAAATTTGCCCAAAACGAATTGTATGAACTGGGATTGTACCTCCAGCACAGTCCTTTTTGGAACGCACAAGTGGAGCAAATCAACGTAACCCCCAAAAAAGAGCTGGAAATTGTGCCACGAGTGGGAGACCATATTCTTTTTTTAGGGAAAGCCACTGATTTTGAAGAAAAATTCAGTAAATTGCAAACGTTTTACAGTAAAGTGCTAAACCGTATCGGCTGGAACAAATACGAACGGATCAGCATTGAGTTTAACAATCAAATTATCGGAACAAAAAAAGAAAACTAA
- the ftsA gene encoding cell division protein FtsA, with translation MAVTDFIAAIELGSTNITGIAGKKNADGSIQILAYANAPSSDCIKKGAIFNLDKTTQILVSVIQKLENDLQASIKKVYVGIGGQSIRSMRNHVTKQLGEDTKISQALIESLMENNREISLIDQEILDVEPQEYKVGNNLLTEPVGISADRIEGRYLNIIAHHTLKARITQCFKQTKYEIADYFLSPVATANVVLTDSERRSGCALVDLGADTTTVAVYKNNILRHLAVIPLGSNNITKDICSLQIEEEDAEQLKLRYGCALTPPAEEDDQANEQEYTIEGKCTIPAHKLEYIVEARVNEIISNVWNQIMVSDYGDKLLAGLVLTGGASNMPNIDEAFKQITKIEKIRIAKGCNIALDGAIQLPKDGTQNTLVGLLAEGKENCLKVDPRKGHQLDFINDLAEKEAEAKRKEAERIKAEEERRKAEEEAERIRKINEEKKRQEEERNRKRLEEYTAYVEEARLQLSKKKYKAALKEVESARRMHLAEKEEELNELEAKINKEKKENSWFDIFAKKVTNFSDEILKDN, from the coding sequence ATGGCAGTAACAGATTTTATAGCAGCTATCGAACTGGGTTCGACCAACATCACAGGGATTGCCGGCAAAAAGAATGCTGATGGAAGTATCCAGATTCTTGCCTATGCCAATGCCCCTTCATCGGATTGCATCAAAAAAGGAGCAATCTTCAACTTAGATAAAACCACACAAATACTGGTTTCTGTCATTCAGAAACTGGAAAACGATTTGCAGGCTTCCATCAAGAAAGTCTACGTAGGAATTGGTGGACAGTCCATCAGAAGCATGCGCAACCACGTCACCAAACAATTAGGAGAAGACACCAAAATCTCACAGGCGCTGATTGAATCGCTCATGGAAAACAACCGCGAGATTTCGCTGATTGACCAGGAGATTCTGGATGTAGAACCTCAGGAATACAAAGTGGGAAACAATCTCCTGACTGAACCTGTCGGTATCTCTGCCGACCGCATTGAAGGACGTTATTTGAATATCATCGCACACCATACCCTGAAAGCCAGAATCACACAGTGCTTCAAACAAACGAAGTACGAAATAGCCGATTACTTCCTTTCACCTGTAGCTACCGCCAACGTCGTATTGACAGACAGTGAAAGACGTTCAGGCTGCGCGCTTGTTGATTTAGGAGCAGATACCACTACCGTAGCTGTATATAAGAACAATATCCTGCGCCATCTGGCCGTGATTCCATTGGGCAGCAACAACATCACAAAAGACATCTGCAGCCTGCAAATTGAAGAAGAGGATGCCGAACAGCTGAAACTCCGTTACGGATGTGCCCTCACTCCTCCCGCAGAAGAGGATGACCAAGCCAATGAACAGGAATATACCATCGAAGGCAAATGCACAATCCCGGCTCATAAACTGGAATATATCGTGGAAGCCCGCGTCAATGAAATTATTTCCAACGTATGGAACCAGATTATGGTATCCGATTACGGTGATAAATTGCTCGCAGGACTGGTGCTGACAGGAGGGGCGTCTAACATGCCTAACATAGACGAGGCCTTCAAACAGATTACCAAAATTGAAAAAATCCGTATCGCGAAAGGCTGTAATATTGCATTAGACGGTGCAATTCAATTACCGAAAGACGGTACACAGAACACACTGGTCGGATTATTGGCAGAAGGTAAGGAAAACTGCCTTAAAGTAGACCCACGGAAAGGCCACCAGCTTGATTTCATCAATGACCTGGCAGAAAAAGAAGCAGAAGCCAAACGGAAAGAAGCGGAACGCATCAAAGCAGAAGAAGAGAGACGCAAAGCCGAGGAAGAAGCGGAACGCATCCGGAAAATCAATGAAGAAAAGAAACGGCAGGAAGAGGAACGCAACCGGAAACGCTTGGAAGAATATACTGCATACGTAGAAGAAGCCCGGCTGCAATTGAGCAAGAAGAAATATAAAGCTGCATTGAAAGAAGTGGAAAGTGCACGGCGTATGCATCTTGCCGAAAAGGAAGAAGAGCTGAACGAACTGGAAGCCAAAATCAACAAGGAAAAGAAAGAAAACAGCTGGTTCGACATTTTCGCCAAGAAAGTGACCAACTTCTCCGATGAGATTTTAAAAGATAACTGA
- the ftsZ gene encoding cell division protein FtsZ — translation MSDETMVPFDFPKDSPHIIKVIGVGGGGGNAVNHMYKEGIHDVTFVVCNTDNQALEESPVLRKLQLGSEGLGAGNRPAKARAAAEESIEDIKNMLNDGCRMAFITAGMGGGTGTGAAPIIAKTAKDMGILTVGIVTIPFLFEGNKKIDQALDGVEEMSKHVDALLVINNERLRDVYSDISVMNAFGKADDTLSIAAKSIAEIITLRGIINLDFNDVKTVLKDGGVAIMSTGYGEGEGRVTQAITDALHSPLLNNNDIFNSKKVLFVITYSPNSELMMGEMDEIHEFMSKFGKDVETKWGLYTDETLENQVKFTILATGFGIKDVPGMDNVLKQRSLEEQKRLDDLEEEEQKKDERRSDYYGKSILKSSMRKKRPNIYIFSQEDLANDDIISMVETTPTYKRTKMELENIRSKASTEEKVTPEPETTNTAGSMTITF, via the coding sequence ATGTCAGACGAAACAATGGTACCTTTCGATTTTCCGAAAGACTCTCCACATATAATAAAAGTAATTGGTGTAGGTGGCGGTGGGGGCAATGCCGTCAACCACATGTACAAAGAAGGTATCCATGATGTGACATTTGTGGTCTGCAACACGGATAACCAGGCTTTGGAAGAATCTCCCGTCCTGCGTAAGCTCCAGTTAGGTAGTGAAGGACTGGGAGCCGGAAACCGCCCCGCAAAAGCACGGGCTGCCGCAGAAGAAAGCATTGAAGATATCAAGAATATGCTGAACGACGGATGCCGCATGGCATTCATCACCGCAGGTATGGGAGGTGGAACCGGAACAGGTGCTGCTCCTATCATTGCCAAGACGGCAAAGGACATGGGTATCCTGACCGTAGGTATCGTAACCATTCCGTTCCTGTTCGAAGGCAACAAGAAAATTGACCAGGCACTCGACGGTGTGGAAGAAATGAGCAAGCATGTAGATGCCTTGCTGGTCATCAACAACGAACGGCTGCGTGACGTGTATTCCGATATCAGTGTCATGAATGCTTTCGGAAAGGCAGACGACACCTTGTCCATCGCCGCCAAGAGCATTGCCGAAATCATTACCCTGCGAGGTATCATCAACCTGGACTTCAACGATGTGAAAACAGTGTTGAAAGACGGTGGAGTGGCCATCATGAGTACCGGATACGGTGAAGGAGAAGGAAGAGTGACACAGGCCATTACCGATGCGCTTCACTCTCCGTTGCTGAACAACAACGATATTTTCAATTCCAAGAAAGTATTGTTCGTCATTACTTACAGCCCTAACAGCGAACTGATGATGGGTGAAATGGACGAAATCCACGAATTCATGAGCAAGTTCGGAAAAGACGTAGAAACCAAATGGGGTCTTTACACCGATGAAACACTGGAAAATCAGGTGAAATTCACCATTCTGGCTACGGGATTCGGCATCAAAGACGTACCGGGCATGGACAATGTACTCAAACAACGTTCGCTGGAAGAACAGAAACGTCTGGACGACCTGGAAGAAGAGGAACAGAAAAAGGACGAACGCCGCAGCGATTACTACGGAAAAAGCATCCTGAAAAGCAGTATGCGGAAGAAACGCCCGAATATCTATATCTTCAGTCAGGAAGACCTTGCCAATGACGACATCATCAGCATGGTAGAAACCACTCCGACTTACAAGCGTACGAAAATGGAACTGGAGAATATCCGTTCCAAAGCCAGCACGGAAGAAAAGGTCACCCCGGAACCGGAAACCACCAATACAGCCGGCTCCATGACCATTACCTTCTAA
- a CDS encoding GatB/YqeY domain-containing protein — protein MDLFDQISNDIKEAMKAKDKVRLETLRNIKKCFLEAKTAPGANDTLTDDAALKIMQKLVKQGKDSAAVYEGQGRADLAEEEMAQVRVIETYLPKQLSPEELEAKLKDIIARVGATSGKDMGKVMGVASKELAGLAEGRAISTKVKELLG, from the coding sequence ATGGATTTATTTGATCAAATCAGCAACGATATCAAAGAGGCCATGAAGGCCAAAGACAAGGTAAGACTGGAAACCTTGCGCAACATCAAGAAATGTTTCCTGGAAGCAAAAACCGCTCCGGGAGCCAACGATACACTGACCGACGATGCAGCCTTGAAAATCATGCAGAAACTGGTGAAACAAGGAAAAGACTCAGCAGCTGTATATGAAGGACAAGGACGTGCCGACCTGGCCGAAGAAGAAATGGCTCAGGTACGTGTCATCGAGACTTATCTGCCCAAACAGCTTTCTCCGGAAGAACTGGAAGCCAAACTGAAAGACATCATCGCCCGCGTGGGTGCTACCAGTGGAAAAGACATGGGAAAGGTTATGGGCGTAGCTTCCAAAGAACTGGCCGGACTGGCTGAAGGACGTGCCATTTCCACTAAAGTAAAAGAATTGCTGGGATAA
- the recO gene encoding DNA repair protein RecO: MLQKLEGVVLHVVKYSDKSNIVHIYTRENGSMSFLIPAVRSRKSLVNGVLFRPLSLVEVEADVRSRTALPSVKEARLAYPLESVPYDPYKLGIAMFLAEFLAHALREEGKNEPLFAYLSSSIRWLDACRTDFANFHLVFLIRLSRFLGFYPNLEDYREGDWFDMLNACFVAIKPLHGMSLSPEEASHIRQLARMNYDTMFLFGMNRLERQRCLAVMMEYYRLHLPDFPELKSLDVLKELFG; the protein is encoded by the coding sequence ATGTTGCAAAAGCTGGAAGGTGTGGTGCTGCACGTGGTGAAATACAGCGACAAATCAAATATTGTGCATATTTACACTCGTGAAAACGGAAGTATGTCGTTCTTGATACCGGCTGTACGTTCGCGTAAGTCGTTGGTGAACGGGGTATTGTTCCGTCCTCTTTCGCTAGTGGAGGTGGAGGCGGATGTGCGTTCGCGGACGGCCCTTCCTTCCGTAAAGGAAGCCCGGTTGGCTTATCCGCTGGAGTCTGTGCCATACGACCCGTATAAATTGGGTATCGCCATGTTCTTGGCGGAGTTCTTGGCACATGCCTTGCGCGAGGAAGGCAAGAACGAGCCGCTCTTTGCATATTTGTCGTCTTCTATCCGTTGGTTGGATGCCTGTCGGACAGACTTTGCCAATTTTCATCTGGTTTTCTTGATTCGGTTGTCGCGTTTCTTGGGCTTTTATCCCAACTTGGAAGATTATCGGGAAGGAGACTGGTTTGACATGCTGAATGCTTGTTTTGTGGCAATCAAACCTCTGCACGGTATGTCGCTTTCGCCGGAGGAAGCTTCGCATATCCGTCAGCTGGCTCGTATGAACTACGACACGATGTTCCTCTTTGGGATGAACCGCTTGGAACGCCAGCGTTGTCTGGCTGTGATGATGGAATATTACCGTCTGCATCTGCCGGATTTTCCGGAATTGAAATCCCTCGATGTGCTGAAAGAATTATTCGGCTGA
- the rpsT gene encoding 30S ribosomal protein S20, which yields MANHKSSIKRIRQEEKRRLHNRYYAKTMRNAVKKLRATTDKAEAVALYPSVQKMLDKLAKRNIIHANKAANLKSKLAAYISKLA from the coding sequence ATGGCAAATCACAAATCATCTATTAAGAGAATCAGACAGGAAGAAAAAAGAAGACTTCACAACAGATATTATGCGAAGACAATGCGTAACGCAGTGAAGAAACTTCGTGCAACTACAGACAAAGCTGAAGCTGTTGCATTGTATCCTAGTGTACAGAAAATGTTGGATAAGCTGGCTAAGCGCAACATTATCCATGCGAACAAGGCTGCTAACTTGAAGTCTAAACTGGCTGCTTATATCAGCAAATTGGCTTAA